Proteins encoded in a region of the Maniola jurtina chromosome 12, ilManJurt1.1, whole genome shotgun sequence genome:
- the LOC123870135 gene encoding uncharacterized protein LOC123870135, translating to MERDNFDTELFIDEIEKRVAIWDMESSDYSNRIIKRRNWEEIVEIFCEAGDSEEKKKTLGTLLQKKWKGLRDGFVREMKKKKTTPSGSGASSKAKYIYFERLMFLERSTRNKITESNINTASVAVEEQEFSGDGEDVMRPPRSQAKKKKKLNAADEEFLSIIKTNLASGNQPQTLNQTESDDDKLFCLSLHKELLKVPEEHRLQTKIELMKVLQAQQVLCLKPAAARSDYQPSSQYHYQTGMTQRGQRDYFGETGYTATDPSTSSFPPATFSTYNRGYCTASRPPMTSSYKTPSPASTQDSNESELMELYDN from the exons ATGGAGCGTGATAACTTTGACACAGAACTTTTTATCGACGAAATTGAGAAAAGGGTAGCTATATGGGATATGGAATCATCAGATTATTCTAATAGAATCATTAAACGTAGGAACTGGGAAGAAATAGTAGAAATTTTTTGTGAAGCTGGTGATTCcgaggagaaaaaaaaaactttag GTACTTTATTGCAGAAGAAGTGGAAAGGGTTGCGTGATGGCTTTGTAAGAGaaatgaagaagaagaaaaccACACCGTCTGGATCAGGAGCCTCCAGCAAAgccaaatatatttattttgaacgtTTGATGTTCCTCGAAAGATCGACACGGAATAAAATAACTGAGAGTAATATCAACACCGCGTCTGTTGCAGTTGAAGAACAGGAGTTTTCGGGCGATGGGGAAGATGTAATGAGACCTCCACGTAGTCAGgcgaaaaagaagaaaaaactaaatgcaGCCGACGAAGAATTTCTTTCCATCATAAAAACAAATTTAGCATCTGGAAATCAGCCACAGACATTAAACCAAACGGAGTCAGATGATGACAAACTATTTTGTTTGTCCTTACACAAAGAGCTTCTTAAAGTACCAGAGGAACACAgacttcaaacaaaaattgaATTAATGAAAGTACTTCAAGCTCAACAAGTACTGTGCCTTAAACCTGCAGCTGCTCGTTCCGACTACCAACCTTCGTCACAATATCATTACCAAACAGGAATGACTCAACGTGGACAGAGAGATTATTTTGGAGAAACAGGGTATACCGCAACAGACCCTTCAACATCTTCGTTTCCACCTGCAACCTTTTCGACTTACAATCGAGGTTATTGTACTGCTTCACGACCACCAATGACGTCTAGCTACAAAACCCCATCACCGGCATCTACACAAGATTCCAATGAATCTGAATTAATGGAACTTTACGataattaa
- the LOC123870130 gene encoding protein ALP1-like: MDSDKAVLLWLAYRRWRRRKRRESRRFNVHPILRDRMTHSMFITLYPKLREYSEKFFNYFRMSVASFDDLLEIIKEDLTPCQNYVVRDTVSAEEKLVITLRYLATGCYFADLHYAYRLGKSTVIEIVQKTCYVIWNKLQNIVMREPMKAEWEEISKQFQKYTNFPNCIGAIDGKHIRIIKPNDSGSLFYNYKSYFSTVLLAVCDANYCFIAVDIGAYGKSNDSTIFKDSILYKKLVEKTLDIPDPKPISQTDTTPLPHVIVGDEAFSLSENIMRPYCGKSLTTKKRIFNYRLSRARRYIECCFGILVNKWRIFHRPLNVDIKFAENIIKACCVLHNYVRLRDGYRYDHTLYETSLINLNTEAVRPNARSLNVRDRFADYFANEDKLPWQDKMI; encoded by the exons ATGGACTCGGATAAAGCGGTTCTGTTGTGGCTTGCATACCGTCGATGGAGACGTCGTAAACGAAGAGAAAGTCGACGATTTAACGTGCATCCCATTCTACGCGACAGAATGACGCATAGTATGTTTATAACTTTATACCCAAAACTCAGAGAATATAGTGAAAAGTTTTTCAACTACTTTCGGATGTCAGTAGCATCGTTTGATGATTTACTAGAAATTATCAAAGAAGATTTGACTCCTTGTCAAAATTATGTGGTACGGGATACTGTTTCTGCAGAAGAAAAACTCGTGATTACTTTgag atatttgGCTACAGGATGTTATTTTGCGGACCTGCATTATGCCTACAGATTAGGAAAGTCTACAGTTATCGAAATAGTACAGAAAACCTGTTACGTCATATGGAACAAACTGCAAAATATAGTAATGAGAGAACCAATGAAAGCTGAATGGGAAGAAATTTCgaaacaatttcaaaaataCACAAATTTTCCAAATTGCATCGGCGCCATTGACGGCAAGCATATCCGTATTATAAAACCTAACGATTCTGGATCtcttttttataactataagAGTTATTTTTCAACTGTTTTGTTGGCCGTATGCGATgcaaattattgttttattgcaGTGGACATAGGCGCATATGGAAAAAGTAATGACTCCACAATTTTTAAAGActctattttatataaaaaacttgtCGAGAAAACTTTAGATATCCCAGATCCAAAGCCAATATCGCAAACAGATACAACCCCCTTACCTCATGTCATAGTAGGAGATGAGGCGTTTAGTCTGTCTGAAAATATAATGCGCCCTTATTGCGGTAAATCTCTAACAACcaaaaaaagaattttcaacTATCGCTTATCCAGGGCCCGGCGCTACATTGAATGTTGCTTTGGCATCTTGGTAAATAAATGGAGAATATTTCATAGACCGTTGAATGTGGACATAAAATTTGCAGAAAACATCATTAAGGCTTGTTGTGTTCTCCATAACTACGTAAGGTTAAGGGATGGCTACAGGTATGATCACACTCTCTACGAAACATCTCTGATTAATTTGAACACTGAGGCAGTGAGGCCTAATGCGAGATCATTGAATGTAAGAGATAGATTTGCTGATTATTTTGCTAACGAAGACAAACTCCCTTGGCAAGATAAAATGATATAG